In Sparus aurata chromosome 3, fSpaAur1.1, whole genome shotgun sequence, the following are encoded in one genomic region:
- the zftraf1 gene encoding zinc finger TRAF-type-containing protein 1 isoform X2, which translates to MSSLEERDVGVAAAPGSSSAGLGVGAVGAAVEAVAGVAAMQEEVGIRREGPEPDPDEPPKKRVKIPEGESGKLEERLYSVLCCTVCLDLPKASVYQCTNGHLMCAGCFIHLLADSRLKEEQATCPNCRCEISKNLCCRNLAVEKAVSELPTECTFCLKQFPRSSLERHQKEECQDRVTQCKYKRIGCPWQGPFHELPAHESECSHPTKTGTELMGILGEMDQSHRRDMQLYNSIFSLLCYEKIGFTEVQFRPYRTDDFITRLYYETPRFTVLNQTWVLKARVNDSERNPNLSCKRTLSFQLILKSKVNSALECSFLLLKGPYDDVRIKPVIHHHSFSNDTNETDYVPLPISDSVECNKLLAAKNINLRLFIFQVQK; encoded by the exons ATGTCTTCACTGGAAGAGAGAGACGTGGGCGTTGCGGCCGCCCCTGGCTCCTCCTCGGCCGGCTTGGGGGTCGGGGCCGTGGGGGCAGCGGTGGAGGCTGTCGCCGGGGTCGCAGCCATGCAGGAGGAGGTCGGGATACGGCGAGAAGGGCCCGAACCTGACCCAGACGAGCCACCTAAGAAGAGGGTGAAAATTCCCGAGGGAGAGTCAGGAAAGCTGGAGGAGAGACTGTACTCAGTGCTGTGCTGCACCGTGTGCCTAGACTTGCCCAAGGCGTCTGTATACCAG TGTACCAACGGACACCTGATGTGTGCAGGCTGCTTCATCCACCTCCTGGCTGATTCTCGCCTCAAGGAGGAACAGGCCACGTGTCCCAACTGCAG GTGTGAGATCAGCAAGAACCTGTGCTGCAGGAACCTTGCCGTGGAGAAGGCTGTCAGTGAGCTGCCGACAGAATGTACCTTCTGCCTCAAACAGTTCCCCCGCTCCAGCTTAGAGAGACACCAGAAAGAGGAGTGCCAAGACAG GGTGACGCAGTGCAAGTACAAGAGGATCGGCTGCCCTTGGCAAGGTCCGTTCCATGAGCTGCCGGCACATGAGAGCGAGTGTTCCCATCCCACCAAGACTGGTACAGAGCTGATGGGAATACTGGGAGAGATGGACCAGAGCCACCGCAGAGACATGCAGCTCTATAACAGCATCTTCAGCCTGCTCTGCTATGAAAAGATCGGCTTTACAG AGGTGCAGTTCAGGCCGTACCGCACTGATGACTTCATCACTCGTCTGTACTATGAAACGCCGCGCTTCACTGTTCTCAACCAGACGTGGGTGCTGAAGGCCCGTGTGAACGACTCTGAGCGCAACCCCAACCTGTCCTGCAAGCGCACCCTCTCCTTCCAGCTCATCCTCAAAAGCAAG GTGAACTCGGCCCTGGAGtgctccttcctgctgctgaagGGGCCGTACGACGACGTGCGGATCAAGCCTGTCATCCACCACCACTCCTTCAGCAACGACACCAACGAGACCGACTATGTCCCTCTGCCCATCTCCGACTCGGTGGAGTGCAACAAACTGCTGGCCGCCAAAAACATCAACCTGCGCCTGTTCATCTTCCAAGTCCAAAAATAA
- the arpp21 gene encoding cAMP-regulated phosphoprotein 21 isoform X1, whose translation MTEAAVESADVLIKTCDVTSCDVITCSSPSPCQSLCMQKEDEECRHDCKKLEQQKLCNQVQPKKKVKAKGKLVRSMAVCEESSPFEETQASPDTNISSSCHDNERTSCTEEGQEKSPEPKKHSLSKESSLEYTDSTGIDLHQFIVDTLNSNPRDRMMLLKLEQDMIDFITSNSPFKKFPHMSSYHRMLVHRVAAYFGMEHNVDQTGKSVIINRTSSTRIPEQRFLDEVHKDKTEEIHRWKIILKRDNSSDDQTRLHPLQEKQSKSMEEREEEYQRVRDRIFNQEPFCTQEGTHAETRTVEEYNPYAETQRRRQLFRGSRDSSGSSWTGSSRQSSTDTDCRYGNDPPPWSSMDSDSSYQWTCPATKPHQPANHSWDGTSGSIALYRLPSACPHPPTPPVVDEPAPNSAYIMENGIPPGSILVNPHTGQPFLNPDGTPAVYNPPDSQQPIRSQTQLQGSPSQQQVVQYSSVSYTAPQMLPVAPSQPYSTIEELSSQFAHVSCQSAVEAPPPYPPGQGYIYAAPPPPPPPPNPPSYCQPSPQVPVYYYGQYPTSTQHPCRPVSPSQHMHSQAVQPTAGYAPAVGLQQQSSHNQAQAVLGTYSPITSHQRSMVQGGVSVSYPQSKVVTAVGGEPGYCCVVPPPSHHGSCLPPSCANLSAPAWSAPY comes from the exons ATGACGGAAGCAGCTGTAGAGAGTGCAGATGTCCTCATAAAAACCTGTGATGTGACatcatgtgatgtcatcacctgCTCCTCCCCTTCACCATGTCAGTCCCTGTGCATGCAGAAGGAGGACGAGGAGTGTCGCCATGATTGTAAGAAGCTGGAGCAGCAG AAACTGTGTAACCAGGTGCAACCAAAGAAAAAAGTTAAG GCCAAAGGAAAGTTAGTGCGCAGCATGGCTGTCTGTGAGGAGTCCTCACCATTCGAAGAAACCCAG GCATCTCCAGACACAAACATCTCATCTAGCTGCCATGACAACGAGAGAACTTCTTGTACGGAGGAAGGGCAGGAGAAGAGCCCAGAACCAAAGAAACATTCACTGTCcaaag AGTCCAGCCTGGAGTACACTGACTCTACCGGCATAGACCTGCACCAGTTTATCGTCGACACCCTCAACAGCAACCCCAGAGATCGCATGATGCTGCTTAAACTGGAGCAGGACATGATCGACTTCATCACCAGcaatag TCCCTTTAAGAAGTTCCCTCATATGTCGTCCTACCACCGTATGCTGGTCCATCGGGTGGCGGCCTACTTTGGCATGGAGCACAATGTAGACCAGACAGGCAAgtctgtcatcatcaacaggaCCAGCAGCACGCGCAT ACCAGAGCAGCGTTTCCTGGACGAGGTACACAAGGACAAGACAGAAGAGATCCATAGGTggaaaattattttgaaaagagaCAACAGCTCAGATGACCag ACCCGACTTCACCCATTACAGGAGAAGCAAAGCAAgtcaatggaggagagagaggaggagtatCAACGGGTGCGAGACCGAATCTTCAACCAAGAG CCATTctgcacccaagagggcacccATGCAGAAACCAG gACTGTGGAGGAGTACAATCCGTATGCTGAGACCCAGAGGAGAAGGCAGCTCTTCAG GGGGAGCCGTGACAGCTCAGGCTCCAGCtggacaggcagcagcaggcagagTAGCACCGACACTGACTGTCGCTACGGCAACGATCCCCCACCATGGAGCAGCATGGACTCCGATTCCTCATACCAGTGGACATGTCCAGCTACGAAACCCCACCAACCAGCAAACCACAGCTGGGATGGAACCTCTG gctcCATCGCTCTCTACAGACTGCCATCCGCCTGTCCCCACCCCCCAACTCCTCCCGTTGTAGATGAGCCGGCTCCGAACTCTGCCTACATCATGGAGAATGGGATCCCACCAGGAAGCATACTAGTGAACCCACATACTG GGCAGCCTTTCTTGAACCCTGATGGTACCCCTGCTGTGTACAACCCTCCAGACAGTCAGCAGCCAATTAGGAGCCAGACTCAGCTTCAAGGCTCTccctctcagcagcag gTGGTTCAGTACTCATCTGTCTCTTACACAGCTCCACAGATGTTGCCTGTCGCTCCCTCACAGCCATACTCCACA ATTGAAGAGCTCTCCTCACAGTTTGCTCATGTGAGCTGTCAGTCTGCAGTTGAAGCCCCGCCCCCCTACCCTCCCGGTCAGGGTTACATCTATGcagctcctccccctccccctccccctcccaaCCCCCCCAGCTACTGCCAGCCCTCAcctcag GTGCCTGTTTATTACTATGGCCAGTACCCTACCTCAACTCAGCACCCATGCAGGCCTGTCTCACCCAGCCAGCACATGCACAGTCAAGCAGTGCAACCAACAG caGGTTACGCCCCTGCTGTGGGGTTGCAGCAGCAGTCTTCACACAACCAGGCTCAGGCTGTGCTGGGAACCTACTCACCAATAACCTCTCATCAGCGTAGCATGGTTCAG GGAGGTGTTTCAGTGTCCTATCCCCAAAGTAAAGTTGTGACCGCGGTCGGTGGGGAGCCGGGTTACTGCTGCGTGGTTCCCCCACCCTCCCACCACGGCAGCTGCCTGCCTCCCAGCTGCGCCAACCTCAGCGCCCCTGCCTGGAGCGCACCGTACTGA
- the arpp21 gene encoding cAMP-regulated phosphoprotein 21 isoform X2 — MTEAAVESADVLIKTCDVTSCDVITCSSPSPCQSLCMQKEDEECRHDCKKLEQQKLCNQVQPKKKVKAKGKLVRSMAVCEESSPFEETQASPDTNISSSCHDNERTSCTEEGQEKSPEPKKHSLSKESSLEYTDSTGIDLHQFIVDTLNSNPRDRMMLLKLEQDMIDFITSNSPFKKFPHMSSYHRMLVHRVAAYFGMEHNVDQTGKSVIINRTSSTRIPEQRFLDEVHKDKTEEIHRWKIILKRDNSSDDQTRLHPLQEKQSKSMEEREEEYQRVRDRIFNQEPFCTQEGTHAETRTVEEYNPYAETQRRRQLFRGSRDSSGSSWTGSSRQSSTDTDCRYGNDPPPWSSMDSDSSYQWTCPATKPHQPANHSWDGTSGSIALYRLPSACPHPPTPPVVDEPAPNSAYIMENGIPPGSILVNPHTGQPFLNPDGTPAVYNPPDSQQPIRSQTQLQGSPSQQQIEELSSQFAHVSCQSAVEAPPPYPPGQGYIYAAPPPPPPPPNPPSYCQPSPQVPVYYYGQYPTSTQHPCRPVSPSQHMHSQAVQPTAGYAPAVGLQQQSSHNQAQAVLGTYSPITSHQRSMVQGGVSVSYPQSKVVTAVGGEPGYCCVVPPPSHHGSCLPPSCANLSAPAWSAPY; from the exons ATGACGGAAGCAGCTGTAGAGAGTGCAGATGTCCTCATAAAAACCTGTGATGTGACatcatgtgatgtcatcacctgCTCCTCCCCTTCACCATGTCAGTCCCTGTGCATGCAGAAGGAGGACGAGGAGTGTCGCCATGATTGTAAGAAGCTGGAGCAGCAG AAACTGTGTAACCAGGTGCAACCAAAGAAAAAAGTTAAG GCCAAAGGAAAGTTAGTGCGCAGCATGGCTGTCTGTGAGGAGTCCTCACCATTCGAAGAAACCCAG GCATCTCCAGACACAAACATCTCATCTAGCTGCCATGACAACGAGAGAACTTCTTGTACGGAGGAAGGGCAGGAGAAGAGCCCAGAACCAAAGAAACATTCACTGTCcaaag AGTCCAGCCTGGAGTACACTGACTCTACCGGCATAGACCTGCACCAGTTTATCGTCGACACCCTCAACAGCAACCCCAGAGATCGCATGATGCTGCTTAAACTGGAGCAGGACATGATCGACTTCATCACCAGcaatag TCCCTTTAAGAAGTTCCCTCATATGTCGTCCTACCACCGTATGCTGGTCCATCGGGTGGCGGCCTACTTTGGCATGGAGCACAATGTAGACCAGACAGGCAAgtctgtcatcatcaacaggaCCAGCAGCACGCGCAT ACCAGAGCAGCGTTTCCTGGACGAGGTACACAAGGACAAGACAGAAGAGATCCATAGGTggaaaattattttgaaaagagaCAACAGCTCAGATGACCag ACCCGACTTCACCCATTACAGGAGAAGCAAAGCAAgtcaatggaggagagagaggaggagtatCAACGGGTGCGAGACCGAATCTTCAACCAAGAG CCATTctgcacccaagagggcacccATGCAGAAACCAG gACTGTGGAGGAGTACAATCCGTATGCTGAGACCCAGAGGAGAAGGCAGCTCTTCAG GGGGAGCCGTGACAGCTCAGGCTCCAGCtggacaggcagcagcaggcagagTAGCACCGACACTGACTGTCGCTACGGCAACGATCCCCCACCATGGAGCAGCATGGACTCCGATTCCTCATACCAGTGGACATGTCCAGCTACGAAACCCCACCAACCAGCAAACCACAGCTGGGATGGAACCTCTG gctcCATCGCTCTCTACAGACTGCCATCCGCCTGTCCCCACCCCCCAACTCCTCCCGTTGTAGATGAGCCGGCTCCGAACTCTGCCTACATCATGGAGAATGGGATCCCACCAGGAAGCATACTAGTGAACCCACATACTG GGCAGCCTTTCTTGAACCCTGATGGTACCCCTGCTGTGTACAACCCTCCAGACAGTCAGCAGCCAATTAGGAGCCAGACTCAGCTTCAAGGCTCTccctctcagcagcag ATTGAAGAGCTCTCCTCACAGTTTGCTCATGTGAGCTGTCAGTCTGCAGTTGAAGCCCCGCCCCCCTACCCTCCCGGTCAGGGTTACATCTATGcagctcctccccctccccctccccctcccaaCCCCCCCAGCTACTGCCAGCCCTCAcctcag GTGCCTGTTTATTACTATGGCCAGTACCCTACCTCAACTCAGCACCCATGCAGGCCTGTCTCACCCAGCCAGCACATGCACAGTCAAGCAGTGCAACCAACAG caGGTTACGCCCCTGCTGTGGGGTTGCAGCAGCAGTCTTCACACAACCAGGCTCAGGCTGTGCTGGGAACCTACTCACCAATAACCTCTCATCAGCGTAGCATGGTTCAG GGAGGTGTTTCAGTGTCCTATCCCCAAAGTAAAGTTGTGACCGCGGTCGGTGGGGAGCCGGGTTACTGCTGCGTGGTTCCCCCACCCTCCCACCACGGCAGCTGCCTGCCTCCCAGCTGCGCCAACCTCAGCGCCCCTGCCTGGAGCGCACCGTACTGA
- the zftraf1 gene encoding zinc finger TRAF-type-containing protein 1 isoform X1 — MSSLEERDVGVAAAPGSSSAGLGVGAVGAAVEAVAGVAAMQEEVGIRREGPEPDPDEPPKKRVKIPEGESGKLEERLYSVLCCTVCLDLPKASVYQCTNGHLMCAGCFIHLLADSRLKEEQATCPNCRCEISKNLCCRNLAVEKAVSELPTECTFCLKQFPRSSLERHQKEECQDRVTQCKYKRIGCPWQGPFHELPAHESECSHPTKTGTELMGILGEMDQSHRRDMQLYNSIFSLLCYEKIGFTGVLPEVQFRPYRTDDFITRLYYETPRFTVLNQTWVLKARVNDSERNPNLSCKRTLSFQLILKSKVNSALECSFLLLKGPYDDVRIKPVIHHHSFSNDTNETDYVPLPISDSVECNKLLAAKNINLRLFIFQVQK, encoded by the exons ATGTCTTCACTGGAAGAGAGAGACGTGGGCGTTGCGGCCGCCCCTGGCTCCTCCTCGGCCGGCTTGGGGGTCGGGGCCGTGGGGGCAGCGGTGGAGGCTGTCGCCGGGGTCGCAGCCATGCAGGAGGAGGTCGGGATACGGCGAGAAGGGCCCGAACCTGACCCAGACGAGCCACCTAAGAAGAGGGTGAAAATTCCCGAGGGAGAGTCAGGAAAGCTGGAGGAGAGACTGTACTCAGTGCTGTGCTGCACCGTGTGCCTAGACTTGCCCAAGGCGTCTGTATACCAG TGTACCAACGGACACCTGATGTGTGCAGGCTGCTTCATCCACCTCCTGGCTGATTCTCGCCTCAAGGAGGAACAGGCCACGTGTCCCAACTGCAG GTGTGAGATCAGCAAGAACCTGTGCTGCAGGAACCTTGCCGTGGAGAAGGCTGTCAGTGAGCTGCCGACAGAATGTACCTTCTGCCTCAAACAGTTCCCCCGCTCCAGCTTAGAGAGACACCAGAAAGAGGAGTGCCAAGACAG GGTGACGCAGTGCAAGTACAAGAGGATCGGCTGCCCTTGGCAAGGTCCGTTCCATGAGCTGCCGGCACATGAGAGCGAGTGTTCCCATCCCACCAAGACTGGTACAGAGCTGATGGGAATACTGGGAGAGATGGACCAGAGCCACCGCAGAGACATGCAGCTCTATAACAGCATCTTCAGCCTGCTCTGCTATGAAAAGATCGGCTTTACAG GTGTCCTACCAGAGGTGCAGTTCAGGCCGTACCGCACTGATGACTTCATCACTCGTCTGTACTATGAAACGCCGCGCTTCACTGTTCTCAACCAGACGTGGGTGCTGAAGGCCCGTGTGAACGACTCTGAGCGCAACCCCAACCTGTCCTGCAAGCGCACCCTCTCCTTCCAGCTCATCCTCAAAAGCAAG GTGAACTCGGCCCTGGAGtgctccttcctgctgctgaagGGGCCGTACGACGACGTGCGGATCAAGCCTGTCATCCACCACCACTCCTTCAGCAACGACACCAACGAGACCGACTATGTCCCTCTGCCCATCTCCGACTCGGTGGAGTGCAACAAACTGCTGGCCGCCAAAAACATCAACCTGCGCCTGTTCATCTTCCAAGTCCAAAAATAA